A single Lolium perenne isolate Kyuss_39 chromosome 6, Kyuss_2.0, whole genome shotgun sequence DNA region contains:
- the LOC127306102 gene encoding uncharacterized protein produces MRCLFALPAVAVSGRRSHPKPRPHRTGKLVALLGRCRCGRRHLLGASSAAGLLHLANHSCLAAPPIDPDVMLERVHPARPGWYEKLYATALDKGMASYEAEIAEYKLNLFSQLSAEGKNILELGVGTGPNLKYYASADGVRVIGVDPNRYMEDYSRAAAISTGLPSSNFTFRRGVGEALPAEDNSMDAVIGTLVMCSVKDTNMALREIKRVLKPGGLYLFIEHVAAPDGSFLQFVQSALDPVQQFVADGCHLTRKTAENIEEAGFSSLSLHAVRLSSAYIISPHVYGVACK; encoded by the exons ATGCGGTGCCTCTTCGCGCTCCCGGCGGTCGCCGTCTCCGGCCGCCGCTCCCATCCTAAGCCTAGACCCCACCGCACAGGAAAACTTGTAGCTCTACTCGGACGCTGCCGATGTGGCCGGCGCCACCTCCTCGGTGCATCCTCTGCCGCCGGCCTCCTCCATCTCGCCAATCATTCGTGCCTTGCCGCCCCACCCATCGACCCCGAC GTGATGCTTGAGCGGGTGCACCCAGCGAGGCCGGGCTGGTACGAGAAGCTTTACGCGACGGCATTAGACAAAGGCATGGCATCATATGAAGCCGAG ATTGCGGAGTATAAACTGAACCTCTTTTCGCAATTGTCTGCTGAGGGGAAGAACATTCTAGAGCTTGGTGTTGGAACGGGCCCCAACTTAAAGTACTACGCAAGTGCTGATGGGGTAAGAGTAATTGGGGTGGATCCTAACAGGTACATGGAGGATTATTCTAGAGCAGCAGCAATTTCCACAGGACTTCCATCATCAAACTTCACTTTCAGAAGAGGG GTTGGCGAAGCTTTGCCAGCGGAGGACAATTCAATGGATGCAGTTATTGGCACACTAGTGATGTGTTCAGTGAAGGACACAAATATGGCACTGAGAG AAATAAAGAGAGTCCTAAAGCCAGGTGGTCTCTACCTATTCATTGAGCATGTTGCCGCACCAG ATGGTTCCTTCCTCCAGTTCGTGCAAAGTGCCCTTGATCCTGTTCAGCAGTTTGTCGCTGATGGGTGCCACCTCACAAGGAAAACAGCTGAAAATATTGAGGAAGCTGGGTTCTCAAGCTTGAGCCTGCATGCGGTGCGCCTGTCATCTGCATATATCATTAGCCCGCATGTTTATGGTGTAGCCTGTAAATGA